The genome window GTTTCATTGACGTTTAAGCTTACACCAGCCCCCCCAAAAGCATACAGTTTATACGCTTACGAAAAGGCTGAAATTTGTGAACGACCCCTTAAGTTTCTGACCAAGACAACATAAAGGCCTTTGTTGGCTATTTTCTTCCTTGGGTTACCCCACCTATCAGGCATGTCAGGCATTGGTATAAACAATAAtagtaaaaacattgttttaagcCTCGTCACTTTCAATATAAGAATATTTACGTGAAACACCAACTTTAGGTAATcaaacacagtaaaaaaaaaaagaacttgcaAAGAGACTCCAGTGTAAATGAGTTTATTCACAATTTTTCCAAGAGAATCTGCAGATGCCCCAGTTTTCCTAGAGTTTGCAAAtaactggaaataaaaaaaaaaagaaaacaagaagtcCGTATAAAGAGGAATTCCTTGAACCGGATGGTTATTTTTGTGTAATAGGGAATGAATTCTGGTCCATTAAGTCCCCGACTCGGTCTTGCAGCGTTTGAACCACCTCTGCTAGGATGAAAACATGCGTGTCATCCAGATCTTTAAGGATGAACTTCTTTCCCAGAGCCATCGTTTCATCGAGGTAGAGGAGGAACTGTTTCATGGCAGGGTCACTGGTCCAGAGAGGagtttgggagaaaaaaagaggaaaaatcatcaataatccatccatctagtAATGGATGGATTTTCAGTAAGTATACCATAATCAATCCCAATACAGTTATTCAGAACCATAGTTACTTTTTTAGTAGCCAGTAGATTTGCAGCAGAAATCTAAATGGCATCCAGACTAACCCAACAGATTCATACATAAATAAAGTACCAAAGAACAGAGCATCCCTCTGCTGCCAATCTTTATGGAGAAGTCTACCTCTACCTGGCTGtcagcagcacaaaaaaaaaaaagtaacaacacGTGGTTTAATGAACATATAATGAATTTCCTTGGTTAACAACTTGCAAACTATCCTGACCCAAAATCTCAGGAAATCTGACACATTAAGAGGAAGATGAGTTGAATTTCGCTAcaaaagcaatctgggcttccctgaacacctcagcagtgGCACAGGCTTATCGCCTCTGTTCCACGCTTCATGCAGCCGTACAGGtcaaaaatatactttttagtcggctgacatttctgtttgaaaaaaaaaaaaaaaacattattggcTTTATAATAAGTTATAAAGTCCTCTCGGCCCAAAACACTAAGCAGGATGAGCTCTGCGGCCCTGGATCTCCAGCCTTCATAGTTTATGAATTCTAACATTTACTTTGTTTGGCCTCTTTTAAAACTGTCTTCTGGCGATTTCTGTGTTACACATTACGCCACAAACGTAGTCTTCAAAAAGACTCACCATTCAACAAGGACTCCTTTGTGGACGTTCACCATGTTGTGACTGTGAGAAGATCAGCTGCGTGGTTCCTCAGCTGCGATCGACTAGTGGGCTAAAGCACACAGAAAATGGGACATCCGTCACGGGTAATAGTTAGTCGTTTAAATATCATAAAGGTAAAATAACCGAAGTTGAATGTAACGTGTTAAACACGAGCAGAGAGTCTACAGAGaaacaaagtttgtttataACGTGAAGCATCTGCTGTCAGATGttagctaaccctgctagctAACGACACAGCAAACACAGTTTAGCGTGGGGTGTTGGGCTAAATAACACTATTATAAATGCCCAACATGCCGATTAACACGTTATCAATCTACATACCGATATTTTAGATTCCTGTACTATAATGATCCCGTTTCTTTATCTCAGAACAGCGCACAGCAGCTACGGCGTCAATCTTCAGAGAAATGTACGGCGAACGACAAGGGACAATCTTCTCAAGCGCAATCTTGAGTCTTTCGCAGCCGCTTGTTGCACTACTGCCATCTCTTGGAGTCTACTTCAACATCGCCCCTCTTCCTTAAATTATCTTAATGGGTCAAGTTAgttctcaaaaaaataaacgaaatatttttcatcattattgATCATTATTCAACTGATCAACCACATCTTCAATCTCCAGTTCACTATTACAACACAATTATTTGTTTCACATCCTGAAACTAATAGAAACCTATTTATTCTGTCGCATTACACAAAATACATCAACCAGTAAGATGTCTTCCCATCCTAAGGAGTCCCATTTAAAAAACAGTAACCAGTTCTTATTCTATTTATAATAATCTCCCCCCTCCTACTTCCCTCTGTTTCTCGTCATCTAAACTGCTTCTTGCACTCTATATAAATATCAACCTTTTCCCTAATTTTCCATAACGTTTTACTTTCTTTCCATACTATACTTTTGACTTCAGATTAAGATTACTGCATATCAATATCTactttttttatagttttctgtAGCCAACCAATTTGCTCTTTCATTACCCAAATGCAGGAGTCCACAATAATACTAAATTTTTGTGTTGATCATATAATCCATGAAGAACCTAAAGAATGTCATACAAATTGCTCTGGTGATTACTTGTACTTCCTTTTTCAATGCTTACCACTGCTGACAAAGCGTCACATTATTATTGTCATTCTTCTACTGTCCTCCACCCACACTAAAgtccataataataatagcacATTATtctatttcacatttttgcaACACTAGGTGCTTCAGTTTTTGGATCTTTcaatccatctgtgatctccaccCGATTATAAAATTCTTGACAAATAACTGTTAAATTTATTTCTTATTCATACCTGATAATGATTTATCTGCATCAATGTAGTTCTGTGTCCCTGTAGGTCCTAAAGGCCATAATACTGTCAGACTAAATTCTTTGTTATATACTTTAGATGTTCGAGCTCTGTCATCCAGCAGCATTCACATAAACCCCTTTTTATCCGTttaggcatttaaaaaaaaatcgtatTTAAAATCCAGTGGAATATGTTTAGTAATTATTTACATTAgcagaataaaaatcaaacatcgTTAGAAAATCTTCATAGTaaccaaacatttaaagaaatagaaaattgTTTATACTCAAGCTGGAACTATGCTCTGAGCAATTTTCAGAGAATGATGGGAGTTTCTTTCTTGGGGATAGTGTGAGGATTTTTGTCATCAATCTGAACACTAGGCTGACCTAGTGaagattattttgacatcaaaGAAATACACATCCTTAGTGTCATTAATTTGTTTAACATACATTTGGATTCATATATTCAAGGTTGCTAAAAGGGCTTTTacaaaaaacttgttttataaGTTATTACAAAGGATTACAGTCTTTATGTGTGTTTTCAGGCAGATCTTTATGAATAAGCTTTTTAAGTTTGAAGGtattattaaataactttttttcatcACTGATAAATCTATTGACTTTCTGTCTTGGTCATAACAGCAGacgaagtaaaaaaaaaaaagtgttctcCATCAGTATAGGTTTATGAAGAATACTGCTAACATATTTGTCCATTAAATACCTGCTTATCTGTGCCAGGtggctggtgtctatctccagctgtcgtTGGGTGAGAGTCTGTGTACACGCTGGACAGGTGGCTAGTCTATCACACATTAGTTatcacctaagggcaatttagagataTCAATTAAccagcagtcatgtttttggattgtgggaggaagccggagtacccgaaGTGAACCCATGCATGTAGAATACACCAAGCAGGGGTTCAAAACCCAagacagtgctaccaactgcacaGCCTGCTAACATCCTTAGGGCTTAGCTTTTGTAAAACCAATTTCAACTGCTCGCCTGGAAAGGTGAGTTATTAGTGTAAAATGTCTTACCTAACAAtcaaacaaaagataaaaactgatggACACTAGAGACACACAATAGAAGTGATCAAACTAAGTAACTGGACAGAAAAAGAATGACACAGAAAAGATAAATCAATTAGATTTAGAGGATGGTAAACTGATCAAATGTAATTGTGTTGATTATAGAGGAAATGCTTCAGACAAAGTATAGAAAATTTACACAAACCCTAAAATTATagtaaactgaaaaataaacaaacagtaaaCATGCAAAAATGAAGGTATTTGTAATGAACTGTAAAATAAGTGATTAAATAGATGTTAGTACTGGCCAAAgtaacttgaaaaaaaaatgcaacattaaTCACATACTTGCCAAACGTTTAAATTGATactgaaaaaataaaccaattttaCTGAACTGTAGCAGAAAACATAGGATAAGAGgtgacaacaacaacagaggCAAACAAATCCTCCAGCTTCACTCATTTGTTGGATTTATTGTCATCAATATgtagtagttgtttttttagccaCAGAAGCAAATGTAAACATTTCAACAGCTTGATTAGTCTCACAAACATAAATCAAGTGAGCTGATCTGATATTAATTAAGAACCCTCTGAGGTCAGGCTAAGAAAGGGAACCTATGTTGGCACAAAATCTGTacaatttataaatataaaaatactacTTCAAACCTATATTCTTGTCCAAACTACTGAGGAGTATTATAAGAACTAAAAAGTATTTGCTGTATTCTATGTGCAAGGTTGAGCTTTCTTGTAAACATGGTAATGGTGCCCGGTGAGAATGAAAACCATCAAAAATTGGTCTGATTTCAGGAAAACccctaaataaatattaatctCAGTTTCTTTATCACAGTTCAGACTTTTTCACAGACATCAATGGGTAAAACAAGTTACATTTGTCCCATGTGGTTATGACAGCTCACTTTTGACTTTAGTGATCATGGGTTGTGTCTGTTCATGTGCAATAAGGAGGAACGGTGTCGTTTTAAGTTGGATTTAAGGGTGAGGGTCAGTTTCAGTAGGTCGCATCATTGCTTTTGTGCTTATGTGCTTGAGTCACTGGCTGATGAAACGCTGCAGTGCGTCTTGGATGAACTGCAGGCTGCGTCTGTACAGGAACGAGTCCTTCTTCTCTGGCTTGCAGATGTTGAGGTGATCAACATCCACCTCAATAAGCTCCCCGAGGCCGAGGTCTGAAACGCAGCAAAAGAAAATCACGTTCAAAACGAGAAGGACGTGTGTGGCGTAGACTCACAAGAGCTACATACCCGCCGACTGAGTCGGTACCACCAGAATCTTGATCATGGGGCCGATGTTGGTAGGCCGGGTCTCTGCAAAGCTCAGCACCTTGATTTCATTTTCTTTGGCAATATTGAGGAAGCCCTCATTTAGACAGCGGAGAGCTGGAGAGTCTGTAGACGCAAAGATATTGACGTTTTAGAGAACGAACTGAACCCGATCGTGAAGCTCGGGATGAAAACTCACCTTTACAGAGTTCCCTGACTTCTATGGAGGGAAAGAGGAGATATCTGACATTGACAGAGTACTCTGCCATGAAGGTGCCGTGATGAGGAACACTATAGAACATGATTCCCTTAGTGTTCTTTAACAATCCCTGCAGATCTGGGTCATCGGCTGCATCCAGCAGCATTTTCTTCACAAGCAATCCTGACAGAGAAATCAAACACACGAGGAtacataagtaaaaaaaaaataataaaaaattaagttgtTTGAAGGAATTTAATAAAATCTCTCATGTTTGTGGCAAAATACCTCCCATACTGTGAGCCACCCAGACCACAGGTCTCTCCCCAACTCCTgcaagctttaatttatttaacagcTCTCGACTTCTGTATGCCATCGACTTCCTGgtgagacaaaaacagaaaaagaaaaaaaactctccttAACAGTAATCTGCCTTTTCTCACTGGTGTGTTTGGGGTCAACGCCTTGTTGTAACACCCATGTGGAGATCACTTCCTCTTTAACAAAAAAGCAACAGTATTCTCGTCTATTTACACTGAACCATGATCTCTGCTATGTAGGAAATAGGCCAGACAGCGAAGAATGAGAAacatccccacatcatgatgcctGCACTACCGTGCTTTACTGTGGCTTAAATTTGGTGTTTCTCTGAGAAACTGTGTGCAGACTCCAGAACCAATGAgaccagttttgtttttatagaatTACTCCACATTACTTTGAACACATACTATTCAATCAATGATCCGATTACATAGAAGCAGCATCATGCATGTCATGAGTGGTGGATCTGTTGATATTATTTGTTATGTAGAAATATAACTTCttccaaaaacagaaattaatcaGGTTAGTAATAATGAATTGCTAATATTTGAAACACTTTTACCTAGAGTGATCATTTTAAACAGTGAGAATTTTAGATAATATATGAAGATTCTTATACTTTTGACTAGGGCTCGGCGATatggcttgaaaataaaatctctgatctTATTATACGAAATATAATTACTGTATTTTCCCTAATTTTCGTTTGACAAAAAGAagttaaagaaattattttaaaaacttgcttgcttttaaaaaactgtaaatactaagtctgttgtgtgtgtgtcatgttaTCTGTGTGTATTCTAAGCCGGTGTCTCCCTCTAAGGTAATTTCACTAAGGTAAAACATGGtgataaaatatgtaaaatatttcgtctgggagttgacctgaattcaaagtgcgaCTAGATACAAGCtgtaaaacatgcttgtaaaacaagatggcggccctgcggTTGTAAACAATGAGAACATAACAAAATGTtggctgctagtggtattacacaatgagctaagaacaggcttcacttcacttgtgtaacttcaaccgaacttaaaagaaaacaagtaaatgagtaaattaaagtgcctcgtattatgctaaaaaaaaagtttcttctttacaatattttcacaatatattttatattcagcattgcatcctattttcttcatgg of Fundulus heteroclitus isolate FHET01 chromosome 15, MU-UCD_Fhet_4.1, whole genome shotgun sequence contains these proteins:
- the gtf2h5 gene encoding general transcription factor IIH subunit 5, coding for MVNVHKGVLVECDPAMKQFLLYLDETMALGKKFILKDLDDTHVFILAEVVQTLQDRVGDLMDQNSFPITQK